One region of Eretmochelys imbricata isolate rEreImb1 chromosome 2, rEreImb1.hap1, whole genome shotgun sequence genomic DNA includes:
- the LOC144260772 gene encoding sodium channel protein type 5 subunit alpha-like has product MADFSLLCSNHFCQFTRESLAAIEKRIAAYKNFEDHQPKEKPRPQLDLQVFQKLPTLYGNPPQELVGKPLEDLDPYYNDHKSFMVLNKRKTIFRFTATRTLCILSPFQPIRRAVIKILVHSLFIIFIMCTILINCVFMAIFETPRKSKSSAPPPWNKYVEYTFMAIYTFEVLIKILARGLCLN; this is encoded by the exons ATGGCTGACTTTTCACTACTGTGTTCTAACCACTTCTGCCAGTTCACGCGTGAATCTCTGGCTGCTATTGAGAAGCGGATTGCTGCCTACAAGAATTTCGAAGACCACCAACCTAAAGAGAAACCTCGTCCCCAACTTGACCTGCAGGTTTTCCAAAAGCTGCCTACTCTCTATGGCAATCCTCCTCAGGAGCTTGTTGGGAAACCACTGGAGGATCTTGACCCTTATTACAATGATCACAAG tcatttatggtactgaacaaaaggaaaacaaTCTTCCGATTTACTGCCACACGTACCTTGTGTATACTTAGCCCTTTTCAGCCGATCAGAAGAGCAGTGATTAAAATTTTGGTACATTC attgttcattatttttattatgtgcACTATTTTAATCAATTGTGTCTTCATGGCTATATTTGAGACTCCTAGGAAGTCTAAGTCATCCGCACCTCCTCCATGGAACAAGTATGTCGA GTACACTTTCATGGCCATTTACACTTTTGAagtattgataaaaatattggcaAGAGGATTGTGTCTGAATTAA